The following coding sequences are from one Arcobacter nitrofigilis DSM 7299 window:
- the xseA gene encoding exodeoxyribonuclease VII large subunit has translation MNQAISVSTLNNQIKSLLETTFIGVYVQGEISNLTYHSSGHIYFSIKDENSTISCVMFRGNAQYLKFKLEVGMKIIISGSITAYIPRGNYQLMCTKIDPDGQGSLALAFEQLKEKLQKEGLFDLSIKKTLPKYPKNIALVTSPTGAAIEDMKKVAQNRWPLINLILIPTLVQGEGSKFDIVNSIKKADSLNYDVIIVGRGGGSIEDLWAFNEEVVARAIYEARTPIISAVGHEVDFLISDFVADVRAATPSNAMEIALPDKNEHLQYLDNLQVEFENRFKRVLYNKEQVLLNYRKYFEQHSLDKKFSFIQKEIDYLKSNFSNTLSQILRQKQNELNYLKNAYESNHPDKKIKDGYVQISKNNQVISLENVHVNEEIILESSKLKVRCNILDIKNI, from the coding sequence ATGAATCAAGCCATTAGTGTATCAACACTAAATAATCAAATCAAGTCTTTACTTGAAACTACTTTTATAGGTGTATATGTTCAAGGGGAAATTTCTAACTTGACATATCACTCTTCAGGGCACATATATTTTTCAATAAAAGATGAAAATTCTACAATCTCCTGTGTAATGTTTAGGGGAAATGCTCAATATTTAAAGTTTAAATTAGAAGTAGGCATGAAAATTATAATCTCTGGAAGTATCACGGCATATATTCCAAGGGGAAATTATCAATTAATGTGCACAAAAATTGATCCAGATGGACAAGGCTCACTTGCCCTTGCTTTTGAGCAATTAAAAGAGAAACTTCAAAAAGAAGGGCTTTTTGATTTAAGTATTAAAAAAACTCTTCCAAAATATCCTAAAAATATTGCCTTAGTTACATCTCCAACAGGTGCTGCTATTGAAGATATGAAGAAAGTTGCACAAAATAGATGGCCTTTGATAAATCTTATTTTAATTCCTACTTTAGTTCAAGGAGAAGGTTCAAAATTTGATATAGTAAACTCTATAAAAAAAGCTGACAGCTTAAATTATGATGTGATAATTGTAGGACGAGGTGGTGGGAGTATTGAAGACCTTTGGGCTTTTAATGAAGAAGTAGTCGCAAGGGCTATTTATGAAGCAAGAACTCCAATAATATCAGCAGTTGGTCATGAAGTTGATTTTTTAATCTCTGATTTTGTAGCAGATGTTAGAGCTGCTACTCCTTCAAATGCTATGGAAATAGCACTTCCTGATAAAAATGAACATCTTCAATATTTGGATAATTTGCAAGTTGAATTTGAAAATAGATTTAAAAGAGTTCTTTATAATAAAGAACAAGTGTTATTAAACTATAGAAAGTATTTTGAGCAACACTCTTTGGACAAAAAGTTTTCATTTATTCAAAAAGAGATAGATTATTTAAAATCAAACTTTTCTAATACTTTATCTCAAATATTAAGACAAAAGCAAAATGAATTAAATTATCTGAAAAATGCCTATGAGTCAAATCATCCAGATAAAAAAATAAAAGATGGATATGTTCAAATTTCAAAAAACAATCAAGTTATTAGTTTAGAAAATGTTCACGTTAATGAAGAAATAATATTAGAAAGTTCTAAATTGAAAGTTAGATGTAATATTTTAGATATTAAAAATATATAA
- a CDS encoding chemotaxis protein CheW, whose amino-acid sequence MENKDKDNAVIDYANTSEYMKFVLGSMQYAIELPKIREILTYPEMITVLPNVPTYIKGLINLRGEVVPVVDLRIKFKTGDIVNNQNTAVIAVVTEDKRMIGIVVDKVDDVQRLDLTSLSPVSEIGSSIPAKYLKGFVRLHNNEMLVIMDIETVVSKVELE is encoded by the coding sequence ATGGAAAATAAAGATAAAGACAATGCAGTAATTGATTACGCTAACACAAGTGAGTATATGAAGTTTGTATTAGGTTCTATGCAATACGCAATTGAGCTACCTAAAATCAGGGAAATTTTGACTTATCCAGAGATGATAACTGTTTTGCCAAATGTTCCTACATATATAAAAGGACTTATTAATTTAAGAGGTGAAGTTGTTCCTGTTGTGGATTTAAGAATTAAATTTAAAACTGGTGATATTGTAAATAATCAAAATACAGCTGTAATTGCTGTTGTAACAGAAGATAAAAGAATGATTGGTATTGTTGTGGATAAAGTTGATGATGTTCAAAGACTTGATTTAACATCTTTATCTCCCGTGTCTGAAATAGGATCATCAATTCCAGCAAAATACTTAAAAGGTTTTGTTAGATTGCATAACAACGAAATGTTAGTAATTATGGATATTGAAACTGTTGTTAGTAAAGTAGAATTAGAGTAA
- a CDS encoding response regulator has translation MSESLQESINNLKKFRFLFVEDEKDLLDIIAETLKKLEVNFLLAKNGQEALEVLKEHSNEVDIVVTDISMPIMNGLEMIKEAVVLYPHLKIIIMTAHTESKYKIEAASYGVNDYLLKPFDFIKFIELINQTKLN, from the coding sequence ATGTCAGAAAGTTTACAAGAAAGCATTAATAACTTAAAGAAATTTAGATTTCTTTTTGTAGAAGATGAAAAAGACTTATTAGATATTATTGCTGAGACCTTAAAAAAATTAGAAGTAAACTTTCTATTGGCAAAAAATGGACAAGAAGCTTTAGAGGTTTTGAAAGAGCACTCTAATGAAGTGGATATAGTAGTAACTGATATTAGTATGCCAATAATGAATGGCTTAGAGATGATTAAAGAAGCAGTAGTTTTATATCCTCACTTGAAAATTATTATTATGACAGCTCACACTGAATCTAAATATAAAATTGAGGCTGCAAGTTATGGGGTAAATGATTATTTACTAAAACCATTTGATTTTATAAAATTTATTGAGTTGATTAACCAAACAAAGTTAAATTAG
- a CDS encoding response regulator, with the protein MSLDKTLLKEISILYVEDDDVMRTELASLLTNFFAQVFCASNGTEGLEKFKKNHKKIDLIISDINMPKMSGIDMIKEIRKTDKDVGVIFSTAYSDKEFLIDSIKLKVVNYIVKPIDIRALLESISEFTEHLSAKKIIKTKNKELSLYKEAIDVNTIVIKTDVQMNITYVNSHFCEISGFSKTELIGKEFSSLKYHDVDIKVYNNMFAKVLDNKMWKGKLKQITKDNNILILDSSIIPSHDEDGNINGSMIIQRDITQDVKKQREVEVALMKEKSDIFIKTKETFAKNSVQINELENQVKQLFEELNKVELDKDKYLKLLDKYKDDIKILTSKVNKYEKNEISNIKGIDILKIQKDNANLKIEIKRLRDNMENLIINSQKKVNQLRNASKLEVEHLEKELEKVKSTSGSTDTKILLEKLKYWEEKAKEERGKIEDLEKRVMNFADSKTLSKIFSGK; encoded by the coding sequence ATGTCTTTAGATAAGACTTTATTAAAAGAGATTTCTATTTTATATGTAGAAGATGATGATGTCATGAGAACAGAATTAGCTTCTTTACTTACAAACTTTTTTGCTCAAGTTTTTTGCGCTAGCAATGGAACTGAAGGCTTAGAAAAATTTAAAAAAAATCATAAAAAAATCGATCTTATAATTAGTGATATTAATATGCCAAAGATGTCTGGTATTGATATGATAAAAGAAATTAGGAAAACAGATAAAGATGTGGGTGTGATATTTTCAACTGCATACTCAGATAAAGAATTTTTGATTGATTCTATTAAATTAAAAGTAGTTAATTATATTGTAAAACCAATTGATATAAGAGCATTATTGGAATCTATTAGTGAGTTTACAGAACATTTATCAGCTAAAAAAATCATAAAAACTAAAAATAAAGAGCTCTCTTTATATAAAGAAGCAATTGATGTAAACACTATAGTAATAAAAACAGATGTTCAAATGAATATAACTTATGTTAATTCTCATTTCTGTGAAATTTCAGGTTTTTCAAAAACTGAACTTATTGGAAAAGAGTTTTCAAGTTTAAAATATCATGATGTGGATATAAAAGTTTATAATAATATGTTTGCAAAAGTTTTAGATAATAAAATGTGGAAAGGAAAATTAAAACAAATTACAAAAGATAATAATATTTTAATTTTAGACTCTTCTATAATCCCTTCCCATGATGAAGATGGTAATATAAATGGCTCAATGATTATTCAAAGAGACATAACACAAGATGTAAAAAAGCAAAGAGAAGTTGAAGTTGCTTTAATGAAAGAGAAGAGTGATATTTTTATAAAAACAAAAGAGACTTTTGCCAAAAACAGTGTTCAAATAAACGAACTTGAAAATCAAGTTAAACAGCTTTTTGAAGAGTTGAATAAAGTTGAATTAGATAAGGATAAGTATTTAAAACTTTTAGATAAATATAAAGATGATATTAAAATTTTGACATCAAAAGTTAATAAATATGAAAAAAATGAGATAAGCAATATAAAAGGTATTGATATTTTAAAAATTCAAAAAGATAATGCAAATTTAAAAATTGAAATTAAAAGATTAAGAGATAATATGGAAAATCTTATAATAAACTCTCAGAAAAAAGTAAACCAATTAAGAAATGCTTCAAAATTAGAAGTTGAACATTTAGAAAAAGAACTAGAGAAAGTTAAATCTACATCAGGTTCTACAGATACTAAAATATTATTAGAAAAGTTAAAATATTGGGAAGAAAAAGCTAAAGAAGAGAGAGGGAAAATTGAGGATTTAGAGAAAAGAGTTATGAATTTTGCTGATTCAAAAACTCTTTCAAAAATTTTTAGTGGAAAATAA
- a CDS encoding peptidylprolyl isomerase, translated as MKKILILATLAISLFAANPIAVLKTTQGTIEIELRPDMAPLAVENFTTHAKNGYYNNLIFHRIIKGFMIQGGDPTGTGRGGESIWGKPFKDEFSPNAVFDKPGILAMANSGRNTNGSQFFITTVPTYWLNGRHTIFGYVKKGMDVVRKLENVPTTGQYQGNKPLEDQKIISLEIK; from the coding sequence ATGAAAAAAATCTTAATCTTAGCTACTTTAGCTATTTCACTTTTTGCTGCAAATCCTATAGCAGTTTTAAAAACAACCCAAGGTACAATTGAAATTGAATTAAGACCTGATATGGCTCCACTTGCAGTTGAGAACTTTACAACTCACGCAAAAAATGGGTATTACAATAATCTTATTTTTCATAGAATTATAAAAGGTTTTATGATTCAAGGTGGAGATCCAACAGGCACAGGACGAGGTGGAGAATCTATTTGGGGAAAACCATTTAAAGATGAATTTTCACCAAATGCAGTATTTGATAAGCCAGGAATTTTAGCTATGGCTAATTCTGGACGAAATACAAATGGAAGTCAATTTTTCATAACTACTGTTCCAACTTATTGGTTAAATGGTAGACATACAATTTTTGGCTATGTAAAAAAAGGGATGGATGTGGTAAGAAAATTAGAAAATGTTCCTACAACTGGTCAATACCAAGGAAATAAACCACTAGAAGATCAAAAGATTATTTCTTTAGAGATAAAATAA
- a CDS encoding (2Fe-2S) ferredoxin domain-containing protein, whose protein sequence is MEMPVIPQPTFYMFKCEQSAPPGMPKPSCVTEDNRDLYNYLAQKMMEKGLMGPVQAIRTSCLGRCQMGPVLLVEPGHTMYCKLSKEKIDKIVEEHIIGGSPVQEFIIPEQFWGEPINLTK, encoded by the coding sequence ATGGAAATGCCAGTTATCCCTCAACCAACATTTTATATGTTTAAATGTGAACAAAGTGCACCTCCTGGTATGCCAAAACCTAGCTGTGTAACAGAAGATAATAGAGATTTGTATAACTATTTAGCACAAAAAATGATGGAAAAAGGTTTAATGGGACCTGTGCAAGCAATTAGAACTTCATGTCTTGGAAGATGTCAAATGGGTCCTGTACTTTTAGTAGAACCAGGACATACAATGTATTGCAAACTATCTAAGGAAAAAATAGATAAAATTGTAGAAGAACATATAATAGGTGGAAGCCCTGTTCAAGAATTTATTATTCCAGAACAATTTTGGGGTGAACCTATTAATTTAACAAAATAA
- the panD gene encoding aspartate 1-decarboxylase, translating into MTIDMLYSKIHRATVTDANLNYVGSITIDEELMTASSLRVGQKVEIVNVNNGERFATYVIKGKAGSKDMCLNGAAARKVEIGDKIIVIAYASYNEKELENYKPIVVLVDEKNNVTTITNELIGSDHV; encoded by the coding sequence ATGACAATTGATATGCTTTATAGCAAAATTCATAGAGCAACAGTAACTGACGCAAATTTGAATTATGTGGGCTCAATAACGATTGATGAAGAACTTATGACTGCATCAAGTTTAAGGGTTGGACAAAAAGTAGAAATAGTAAATGTAAATAATGGTGAAAGATTTGCTACTTATGTTATTAAAGGTAAAGCTGGAAGTAAAGACATGTGTCTAAACGGAGCAGCAGCTAGAAAAGTAGAAATTGGCGATAAAATTATTGTTATTGCTTATGCTTCTTATAATGAAAAAGAATTAGAAAATTATAAGCCAATTGTTGTGCTTGTAGATGAAAAAAATAATGTAACTACTATAACAAATGAATTAATTGGGAGTGACCATGTTTGA
- a CDS encoding YbaB/EbfC family nucleoid-associated protein encodes MFDGIDLSKLNLNDIMGQVQNMSEKAKEDNASKIFTSKAGGGMVELSINGNSEVIDLQIDDSLLEDKDSLQILLISAMNDVIKQSDENKKMMAMNMMSGMGSFGQNK; translated from the coding sequence ATGTTTGATGGAATAGATTTAAGTAAACTTAATCTAAATGATATAATGGGTCAAGTTCAAAATATGAGTGAAAAAGCAAAAGAAGATAATGCTTCAAAAATCTTTACATCAAAAGCAGGTGGTGGAATGGTTGAGTTATCAATAAATGGAAATTCTGAAGTTATTGATTTACAAATTGATGATTCTTTACTTGAAGACAAAGACTCTTTACAAATTTTACTGATTTCTGCTATGAATGATGTAATAAAACAATCAGATGAAAACAAAAAAATGATGGCTATGAACATGATGAGTGGTATGGGATCATTTGGTCAAAATAAATAA
- a CDS encoding polyprenyl synthetase family protein, which yields MNRLLETFENYLKSNLPVSKTFHPHFEDALSLMLDAGGKRFRPMLLLSVVNSKNSLLIKSALPVALGLEMLHTYSLVHDDLPAMDDATLRRGFETLHKKYDEVTAILVGDALNTEAFNKIANAPLSSDVKIECIKVLSSDGGIDGMIIGQAIDCFFENQKLELSQLEFLHIHKTAKLIAGSLKMGAIIANYDLAIQEKLYNFGIDIGLLFQIQDDILDETQSSLEAGKTTHNDEAKNSFVNLLGLDGAINAANELALKCENSLISLDKDLYDSLNNLLIKYINRHK from the coding sequence ATGAACAGACTTTTAGAAACTTTTGAAAACTACTTAAAATCTAATCTTCCAGTATCAAAAACTTTTCATCCTCATTTTGAAGATGCCTTAAGTTTAATGCTTGATGCTGGTGGAAAAAGATTTAGACCTATGCTTTTACTAAGTGTTGTGAACTCAAAGAACTCTCTTCTTATAAAGAGTGCTCTTCCTGTGGCTTTAGGTCTAGAGATGTTACACACTTACTCTTTAGTACATGATGACTTACCTGCTATGGATGATGCTACTTTACGAAGAGGATTTGAAACTTTACATAAAAAGTATGATGAAGTAACTGCTATACTTGTAGGTGATGCTTTAAATACTGAAGCTTTTAATAAAATAGCAAATGCTCCACTATCTAGTGATGTTAAAATTGAGTGTATAAAAGTATTATCAAGTGATGGTGGAATTGATGGAATGATTATTGGTCAAGCAATTGATTGTTTTTTTGAAAACCAAAAATTAGAACTCTCACAATTAGAATTTTTACATATTCACAAAACTGCAAAACTAATAGCAGGTAGCTTAAAAATGGGTGCAATTATTGCAAACTATGATTTAGCTATTCAAGAAAAGCTTTATAATTTTGGAATTGATATTGGACTTTTATTTCAAATTCAAGATGATATTTTAGATGAAACACAAAGTTCTTTAGAAGCTGGAAAAACTACACATAATGATGAAGCAAAAAACTCTTTTGTAAATTTACTTGGACTTGATGGTGCAATAAATGCTGCAAATGAACTTGCCTTAAAATGTGAAAATAGTTTAATTTCTTTGGATAAAGATTTGTATGATTCCCTTAATAATCTATTAATAAAATATATAAATAGACATAAATAA
- the groES gene encoding co-chaperone GroES produces MTFKPLGKRVLVERTEVESKTASGIILVDSAKEKPNTAVVKAIGSEVTELKEGDTIVFEQYRGTEFTLDGQDYLVLEIENIIGVM; encoded by the coding sequence ATGACATTTAAACCACTAGGAAAAAGGGTTCTTGTAGAAAGAACTGAAGTAGAATCAAAAACTGCAAGTGGAATCATTTTAGTTGATTCAGCAAAAGAAAAACCAAATACTGCTGTTGTAAAAGCAATTGGTTCAGAAGTAACAGAATTAAAAGAGGGTGATACTATTGTATTTGAACAATATAGAGGTACAGAGTTCACTTTAGATGGACAAGATTACTTAGTATTAGAAATTGAAAATATTATAGGAGTTATGTAA
- the groL gene encoding chaperonin GroEL (60 kDa chaperone family; promotes refolding of misfolded polypeptides especially under stressful conditions; forms two stacked rings of heptamers to form a barrel-shaped 14mer; ends can be capped by GroES; misfolded proteins enter the barrel where they are refolded when GroES binds), translated as MAKEVLFSDSARNRLYAGVEKLADAVKVTMGPRGRNVLLQKSFGAPSITKDGVSVAREIELADTLENMGAQLVKEVASKTADEAGDGTTTATVLAHSIFKEGLRNVTAGANPIILKRGMDKATEAILANLKTSSRVVANKTEIEQVATISANSDHAIGSMIAEAMEKVGKDGVITVEEAKGISDELEVVEGMQFDRGYLSPYFVTNSEKMITELANPYILLYDKKISNLKEMLPILEAVNQAGRPLLIIAEDVDGEALATLVVNRLRGSLNIAAVKAPGFGDRRKAMLQDIAVLTNGTVVSEELGMKLDTCGIDVLGTAAKVVIDKDNTTIVDGEGSTEAVTGRVAQIKSEIENTTSDYDKEKLQERLAKLSGGVAVIKVGAASETEMKEKKDRVDDALSATRAAVEEGIVIGGGAALIRAAAKVKLDLTGDEAIGAAIVLRAIKAPMKQIAINAGFDAGVVVNEVERSANENIGFNAATGEYVDMFEAGIVDPAKVGRIAMQNAVSVASLLLTTEATVTDIKEEKSAPAMPDMGGMGGMGGMGGMM; from the coding sequence ATGGCAAAAGAAGTATTATTTAGTGATTCAGCAAGAAATAGATTATATGCAGGTGTTGAGAAATTAGCAGATGCAGTAAAAGTTACAATGGGACCTAGAGGAAGAAACGTATTATTACAAAAATCTTTCGGTGCTCCTTCAATCACAAAAGATGGTGTTTCAGTTGCAAGAGAGATTGAACTAGCAGATACATTAGAAAATATGGGAGCACAACTTGTAAAAGAAGTTGCTTCAAAAACTGCTGATGAAGCAGGAGATGGTACTACAACAGCTACTGTTTTAGCTCATTCTATTTTTAAAGAAGGATTGAGAAATGTAACAGCCGGAGCTAACCCTATTATTTTAAAAAGAGGTATGGACAAAGCTACTGAGGCTATTTTAGCAAATTTAAAAACATCTTCAAGAGTTGTTGCAAATAAAACTGAAATAGAACAAGTTGCTACAATCTCTGCAAACTCTGACCATGCAATTGGTTCAATGATTGCAGAAGCTATGGAAAAAGTTGGGAAAGATGGTGTTATTACTGTTGAAGAAGCAAAAGGTATCTCTGATGAATTAGAAGTAGTTGAAGGTATGCAATTTGATAGAGGATATTTATCTCCATATTTTGTAACTAATTCTGAAAAAATGATTACAGAGTTAGCTAATCCATATATTTTATTATACGATAAAAAAATCTCTAACTTAAAAGAGATGTTACCAATCCTAGAAGCTGTTAATCAAGCTGGAAGACCACTTTTAATTATTGCAGAAGATGTTGATGGTGAAGCATTAGCAACTTTAGTTGTAAATAGATTAAGAGGTTCATTAAATATTGCAGCTGTAAAAGCTCCAGGTTTTGGTGATAGAAGAAAAGCAATGTTACAAGATATCGCTGTTCTTACAAATGGTACAGTTGTATCAGAAGAATTAGGTATGAAACTTGATACTTGCGGAATTGATGTACTTGGAACTGCTGCAAAAGTTGTGATTGATAAAGATAATACAACTATCGTAGATGGTGAAGGAAGTACTGAAGCAGTAACTGGTAGAGTAGCTCAAATAAAATCAGAAATTGAAAATACAACTAGTGATTATGACAAAGAAAAACTACAAGAAAGACTTGCAAAACTAAGTGGCGGAGTTGCAGTTATCAAAGTTGGAGCTGCTAGTGAAACTGAAATGAAAGAGAAAAAAGATAGAGTTGATGATGCTTTAAGTGCAACAAGAGCTGCTGTTGAAGAAGGTATTGTAATAGGTGGTGGAGCTGCATTAATCAGAGCTGCTGCAAAAGTTAAACTTGACCTTACAGGTGATGAAGCTATTGGAGCTGCTATTGTTTTAAGAGCTATTAAAGCACCTATGAAACAAATTGCAATTAATGCTGGATTTGATGCTGGTGTTGTTGTAAATGAAGTAGAAAGATCTGCAAATGAAAACATTGGATTTAATGCTGCAACTGGTGAATATGTAGATATGTTTGAAGCTGGAATCGTAGATCCTGCAAAAGTTGGAAGAATTGCTATGCAAAATGCTGTTTCAGTTGCTTCATTATTATTAACTACAGAAGCTACAGTTACTGATATCAAAGAAGAAAAATCTGCTCCTGCTATGCCAGATATGGGTGGTATGGGCGGAATGGGAGGTATGGGTGGAATGATGTAA
- a CDS encoding YkgJ family cysteine cluster protein: MIQFFLFQGVNIKSFLKVDKDIFFSTCETCEARCCDGRKGSVYCQIILEDFESVYKNFPILFTFGDMGYLKATILLSDGKSLCPYIENFKCTIYENRPTVCKAYPLSTNIDNVVYYDINCPGIAEHGSEIVKNGEVSPSFDSYIFDDYQIRYINTHRKLEDFNNFDDFELVTTINNIKFYKYIGKESNPYITMHLDSLIHLKKYNI, encoded by the coding sequence TTGATACAATTCTTTTTATTTCAAGGAGTTAATATCAAATCATTTTTAAAAGTTGACAAAGATATTTTTTTCTCTACTTGCGAAACTTGTGAAGCTAGATGCTGTGATGGAAGAAAAGGAAGTGTCTACTGTCAAATAATTCTTGAAGATTTTGAAAGCGTGTATAAAAATTTTCCTATTTTATTTACTTTTGGAGATATGGGATACTTAAAAGCTACGATACTCTTAAGTGATGGAAAAAGTTTATGCCCATATATTGAAAACTTTAAGTGTACCATTTATGAAAATCGACCAACGGTTTGTAAAGCTTATCCTCTGAGTACAAATATTGACAATGTAGTTTATTATGATATTAATTGTCCAGGAATTGCTGAACATGGAAGTGAAATTGTAAAAAATGGAGAAGTTTCACCCTCTTTTGACTCATATATTTTTGATGATTATCAAATAAGATATATAAATACCCATAGAAAACTTGAAGATTTTAACAATTTTGATGATTTTGAACTAGTAACTACAATCAATAATATAAAATTTTATAAATATATTGGAAAAGAATCTAATCCCTATATTACAATGCATTTAGACTCTTTAATTCATCTAAAAAAGTATAATATATAG
- the glmS gene encoding glutamine--fructose-6-phosphate transaminase (isomerizing) yields MCGIVGYIGNKKTENILLDGLKELEYRGYDSAGIALLNNDKIEVFKALGKLKNLEQKVKTNHTYHLGIGHTRWATHGKPTELNAHPHLGEYSYVVHNGIIENYKELKEELQAAGHKFVSQTDTEVIVHLFEFYNNKLNDCKTSFQNTIKRLEGAFSILLISKSCPNDIYFFKHGSPLIIARGNEKEEVLFASSDAPLIGLANEVVYLEDGCGGVASAKRIEFFDEKRIFWGVLPTSKQFAQKDGYRFFMEKEIHEQCVVTSDTMLGRMCDEKVDFEEFDSSIIEGIEEIKICACGTSFHAGLTASYLFERLAKVRCSVEIASEFRYKEPLLNKNTLFIVISQSGETADTLEALKMANKEGLKSIVVCNVDNSSMTRIANYSVLTRAGIEKGVASTKAFSTQTVVLWMMALYFAQYKNSLSIEEMNSELKALREVPKSLKVHDSTHEKTKRLSKRYLHGHGFFFIGRDVFYPLALEGALKLKEISYLHAEGYPAGEMKHGPIALADPELFTIALMPQNLLYDKIKSNVEELSARDSTICAISPLDFDLADDYIKTNKYDHYMLEFFEMLVVLQLFSMEISVRLGNDVDMPRNLAKSVTVE; encoded by the coding sequence ATGTGTGGAATTGTTGGTTACATTGGAAATAAAAAAACAGAAAATATTTTATTAGATGGCTTAAAAGAGCTTGAATACAGAGGTTATGATAGTGCAGGAATTGCCCTATTAAATAATGATAAGATAGAAGTATTTAAGGCCTTAGGAAAGTTAAAAAACTTAGAGCAAAAAGTAAAAACAAATCATACTTATCATTTAGGAATTGGACATACTAGATGGGCAACACATGGGAAACCAACAGAACTAAATGCACACCCACATTTAGGTGAATATTCATATGTTGTACATAATGGAATTATTGAAAATTATAAAGAATTAAAAGAAGAGTTACAAGCTGCTGGTCATAAGTTTGTATCACAAACAGATACAGAAGTTATTGTTCATTTATTTGAATTTTATAATAATAAATTAAATGATTGTAAAACTTCTTTTCAAAATACAATAAAAAGATTAGAAGGTGCTTTCTCTATACTTTTGATTTCAAAATCTTGCCCAAATGATATATACTTTTTTAAACATGGTTCACCATTAATTATAGCGCGGGGAAATGAGAAAGAGGAAGTTTTATTCGCTTCTTCAGATGCACCATTAATAGGACTTGCAAATGAAGTTGTATATTTAGAAGATGGTTGTGGAGGAGTAGCAAGTGCAAAACGAATAGAATTTTTTGATGAAAAAAGAATTTTTTGGGGAGTCTTGCCAACTTCTAAACAATTTGCACAAAAAGATGGATATAGATTTTTTATGGAAAAAGAGATTCATGAACAATGTGTAGTTACAAGTGATACTATGCTTGGGAGAATGTGTGATGAAAAGGTAGATTTTGAAGAGTTTGATTCTTCTATAATTGAAGGAATTGAAGAGATTAAAATCTGTGCTTGTGGTACATCTTTTCATGCAGGACTTACAGCTTCTTATCTTTTTGAAAGATTGGCAAAGGTTAGATGTAGTGTTGAAATTGCAAGCGAATTTAGATATAAAGAGCCTCTATTAAATAAAAATACACTTTTTATAGTTATCTCTCAAAGTGGTGAAACAGCTGATACTTTAGAAGCCTTAAAAATGGCGAATAAAGAAGGTCTTAAATCAATTGTAGTTTGTAATGTTGATAATTCATCTATGACAAGAATTGCAAATTATTCAGTTTTAACAAGAGCTGGTATTGAAAAAGGAGTTGCTTCAACAAAAGCATTTTCTACTCAAACAGTTGTTTTATGGATGATGGCACTTTATTTTGCACAATATAAAAATTCACTTAGTATTGAAGAAATGAATAGTGAATTAAAAGCTTTAAGAGAAGTTCCAAAATCGCTTAAAGTTCATGATTCTACCCATGAAAAAACAAAAAGATTATCAAAAAGATATCTTCATGGGCATGGATTCTTTTTTATAGGTAGGGATGTATTTTATCCATTGGCACTTGAAGGTGCTTTAAAATTAAAAGAGATATCTTATTTACATGCTGAAGGGTATCCAGCAGGTGAAATGAAACATGGGCCAATTGCTTTAGCAGATCCTGAACTTTTTACAATAGCTTTAATGCCTCAAAATTTGTTATATGACAAAATCAAATCAAATGTAGAAGAATTAAGTGCAAGGGATAGTACAATTTGCGCTATTTCTCCCCTTGATTTTGATTTAGCTGATGATTACATAAAAACAAATAAGTATGACCATTACATGCTAGAATTTTTTGAGATGTTAGTTGTTTTACAACTGTTCTCTATGGAAATTTCAGTGAGACTTGGCAATGATGTAGATATGCCAAGAAATTTAGCTAAGTCAGTAACTGTCGAGTAA